In Rhodanobacteraceae bacterium, a single window of DNA contains:
- a CDS encoding glutathione S-transferase N-terminal domain-containing protein gives MSPPSPRSRSAMTLFSHLDCPRSHAMRFVLALKGLPHDLVYVDPERPPKDLVAAVPGAILPTLMEREVVLYEPRIIAEYLDERFPHPPLLPSDPLGRARTRLTYYRIEQEWLAPLDQIRAGSAAAAARARSELREALIESDSIFNAAKFFLSSEIGLADCLLLPILWRLPAAGIKWRDLGPGIEAYTQRLFNTPLFQRTLSDSERALAES, from the coding sequence ATGTCACCGCCGAGCCCGCGATCACGCAGCGCGATGACGCTGTTCTCACATCTGGATTGCCCGCGCTCTCATGCCATGCGATTTGTGCTTGCGCTGAAGGGCCTGCCGCACGATCTGGTTTACGTTGATCCCGAGAGGCCACCCAAGGATCTGGTCGCGGCGGTGCCGGGGGCCATTCTGCCGACGCTGATGGAGCGCGAAGTCGTGCTCTACGAGCCGCGCATCATTGCCGAGTATCTGGATGAGCGCTTTCCGCACCCACCATTGCTGCCCAGTGATCCCCTGGGCCGGGCCCGCACCCGACTGACCTATTACCGGATCGAGCAGGAATGGCTGGCACCGTTGGACCAGATCAGGGCTGGCAGCGCTGCCGCCGCTGCCCGGGCCCGCAGCGAGTTGCGCGAGGCCTTGATCGAATCCGACTCGATCTTCAATGCGGCCAAGTTCTTTCTGAGCTCGGAGATTGGTCTGGCCGATTGTCTGCTGCTTCCGATCCTGTGGAGGCTGCCTGCGGCGGGTATCAAGTGGCGGGATCTGGGCCCCGGCATCGAGGCCTACACCCAGCGTCTGTTCAACACCCCGCTGTTTCAGCGCACCCTGTCCGACAGTGAGCGTGCACTGGCGGAATCCTGA
- a CDS encoding cytochrome c1, with protein MIKRLLPWIVLVFSVPAMAAGGEVVLQQSGANISDRASLQRGAQLYFNYCGSCHSLQYMRYSRLAKDLGLTEEQTMKYLNFTGAKFGETIVAAMPAGLGETAVGGEDWFGKAPPDLSLIARARHNGPDYIYSYLLSFYPDPTRPGGWNNTVFPNASMPHVLWERQGIQTLRPADEHAEEGHGHAGPTFDLVKPGTRTPEEYRQDARDITAFLQYVGEPAALDREKYGIWVILYLLLFTGVAYLLKHEYWKDVH; from the coding sequence ATGATTAAGCGCCTGCTTCCCTGGATAGTTCTGGTCTTTTCGGTGCCGGCGATGGCTGCCGGCGGTGAGGTGGTACTGCAGCAGTCAGGGGCGAACATTTCGGATCGCGCGTCTCTGCAGCGTGGCGCCCAGCTCTACTTCAATTACTGCGGCAGTTGTCATTCGCTGCAGTACATGCGCTATTCGCGTCTGGCCAAGGATCTGGGCCTGACCGAAGAGCAGACCATGAAGTACCTGAATTTCACTGGTGCCAAATTCGGAGAGACCATTGTTGCCGCCATGCCTGCCGGCCTGGGTGAAACCGCGGTCGGAGGTGAAGACTGGTTTGGCAAGGCACCGCCGGATCTGTCGCTGATCGCACGTGCCCGACACAACGGCCCGGACTACATCTACAGCTACCTGTTGTCCTTCTATCCCGACCCCACGCGTCCGGGTGGCTGGAACAACACGGTGTTCCCGAACGCCTCCATGCCGCATGTGTTGTGGGAGCGTCAGGGCATACAGACGCTGCGCCCGGCCGATGAGCATGCCGAAGAAGGCCACGGCCACGCTGGACCGACCTTTGACCTGGTCAAGCCCGGCACCCGAACGCCCGAGGAGTATCGGCAGGACGCCCGCGACATCACCGCTTTCCTGCAATACGTCGGCGAGCCGGCGGCGCTGGATCGGGAGAAGTACGGGATCTGGGTGATTCTTTACCTGCTGCTGTTCACCGGCGTGGCTTATCTGCTCAAGCACGAGTACTGGAAAGACGTGCACTGA
- a CDS encoding cytochrome bc complex cytochrome b subunit, with translation MAGERTTTVNGILGWLDQRMPVVDFWNKHLAQYYAPKSFNIWYYFGSLAILVLVNQIVTGIWLTMHYKPSAAEAFGSVEYIMRDVPWGWLIRYLHSTGASFFFIVVYLHMFRGLMYGSYQKPRELVWVLGMLIFLALMAEAFLGYVLPWGQMSFWGAKVIVSLFGAIPVIGDGLVQWIQGDYLPSDATINRFFALHVVALPISLLLLVVLHLGALHEVGSNNPDGVDIKKKKDAKGVPLDGIPFHPYYTVKDLFGAGVFLILFAFVIFFEPTFGDLFLEYDNFSPADPMVTPAHIKPVWYFTPYYAMLRAIPDKLFGVVVMGAAVSILFLIPWLDRSPVRSIRYRGPLTKIALALFTVAFVTLGYLGLQAGSELQKLVAQICTVIYFLFFLLMPVYTRIDSVKPVPDRVTMHD, from the coding sequence ATGGCTGGCGAACGCACGACAACCGTCAACGGCATTCTCGGCTGGCTGGACCAGCGCATGCCGGTGGTCGATTTCTGGAACAAGCATCTGGCGCAGTACTACGCGCCCAAGAGCTTCAACATCTGGTACTACTTTGGCTCGCTGGCGATTCTGGTGCTGGTCAATCAGATCGTGACCGGCATCTGGCTGACGATGCACTACAAGCCCAGTGCGGCCGAAGCCTTCGGCTCGGTCGAGTACATCATGCGTGATGTGCCCTGGGGCTGGCTGATCCGCTACCTGCATTCCACGGGCGCTTCGTTCTTCTTCATCGTGGTCTACCTGCACATGTTCCGCGGACTTATGTATGGCTCCTATCAGAAGCCACGGGAACTGGTGTGGGTGCTGGGCATGCTGATCTTCCTGGCGCTGATGGCAGAGGCCTTCCTCGGCTACGTGCTGCCCTGGGGACAGATGTCCTTCTGGGGCGCCAAGGTGATCGTGTCGCTGTTCGGCGCCATCCCGGTCATTGGCGACGGTCTGGTACAGTGGATTCAGGGCGACTATCTGCCTTCCGATGCCACCATCAACCGCTTCTTCGCGCTGCACGTCGTGGCCCTGCCGATCTCGCTGCTGCTGCTGGTGGTGCTGCATCTGGGCGCGCTGCACGAAGTGGGATCGAACAATCCCGACGGTGTCGACATCAAGAAGAAGAAGGATGCCAAGGGCGTGCCGCTGGACGGCATTCCCTTCCACCCCTACTACACGGTCAAGGATCTTTTTGGTGCAGGCGTCTTCCTGATCCTGTTTGCCTTCGTGATCTTCTTCGAGCCCACATTCGGGGATCTGTTCCTGGAGTACGACAACTTCTCGCCGGCCGATCCGATGGTCACGCCTGCGCACATCAAACCGGTGTGGTACTTCACGCCCTATTACGCGATGTTGCGCGCGATTCCGGACAAGCTGTTTGGCGTCGTGGTGATGGGTGCGGCGGTGTCGATCCTGTTCCTGATCCCCTGGCTGGATCGCAGCCCGGTGCGCTCGATCCGATATCGCGGACCGCTCACCAAGATTGCCCTGGCCCTGTTCACGGTGGCCTTTGTCACCCTGGGTTATCTCGGCCTGCAGGCCGGTAGCGAGTTGCAAAAGCTGGTCGCCCAGATCTGCACGGTGATCTATTTCCTGTTCTTCCTACTTATGCCGGTGTACACCAGGATCGATTCGGTCAAGCCGGTACCTGATCGGGTGACCATGCATGATTAA
- the petA gene encoding ubiquinol-cytochrome c reductase iron-sulfur subunit, which produces MAAESVNHGRRRFLTASTVVVGGVGGVFAAIPFINAWKPSARAVAAGAPVAADISKLAVGTQMTLLWRGSPIFIVRRSEEMLQRLPAEDGRLKDPKSDVQDQQPEFAKNEYRSLKPDVLVLVGVCTHLGCSPKLHAEVQPEPWDAQWKGGYYCPCHNSRFDLAGRVYEGSPAPTNLVVPPYRFESDTRVIIGETEGAA; this is translated from the coding sequence ATGGCAGCAGAGTCCGTCAACCACGGCCGGCGCCGGTTTCTGACCGCTTCGACCGTCGTTGTGGGTGGGGTAGGTGGCGTGTTTGCCGCCATTCCGTTCATCAACGCCTGGAAGCCCAGTGCCCGAGCCGTCGCAGCGGGTGCGCCCGTGGCCGCCGATATCAGCAAGCTAGCCGTCGGCACGCAGATGACGCTGCTCTGGCGCGGCAGCCCCATCTTCATCGTTCGCCGCAGCGAGGAAATGCTGCAGCGGCTGCCTGCTGAAGATGGTCGGCTGAAAGATCCGAAGTCAGATGTTCAGGATCAGCAGCCCGAGTTCGCCAAGAACGAGTACCGATCGCTGAAGCCGGACGTTCTGGTGTTGGTTGGGGTTTGCACGCATCTGGGTTGCTCCCCCAAGCTGCACGCCGAGGTCCAGCCTGAACCCTGGGATGCGCAATGGAAGGGCGGCTACTACTGCCCCTGTCACAATTCGCGCTTCGATCTCGCCGGCCGCGTCTACGAAGGCTCGCCCGCCCCGACCAATCTGGTGGTGCCGCCGTACCGGTTCGAATCCGATACGCGCGTGATCATCGGCGAAACCGAAGGAGCGGCGTAA
- the gdhA gene encoding NADP-specific glutamate dehydrogenase, whose protein sequence is MGRDTVPSLDEFVEGVEKRNPGQPEFIQALREVAESVLEHIRANPKYNEYQILERMAEPDRVISFRVCWQDDAGNIRVNRGYRIQNNSAIGPYKGGIRFHPSVNQGVLKFLAFEQTFKNALTGLPMGGGKGGSNFNPKGKSEAEVMRFCQSFMTELYRHVGEDTDVPAGDIGVGGREIGYMFGQYKRITNRYVGVLTGKGLEYGGSPIRTEATGYGAVYFLEDMLKRAGRSIEGQTCLVSGSGNVAQHAVEKILHLGGKPVTLSDSDGFIHDPEGFTHEKLAFIKDLKNKRRGRIEEYVSQFGGTFHAGQRPWIVPGHIAVPCATQNEISGADAKTLLANGLYAVSEGANMPSDLEAVHLFQAARILFAPGKAANAGGVAVSGLEMSQNSARITWKEDELQRLLRDIMRGIHERCERYGGVAGDAKYIDYVKGANIAGFVKVADAMIAHGVV, encoded by the coding sequence ATGGGGCGTGATACGGTACCGAGTCTTGACGAGTTCGTAGAGGGTGTGGAGAAACGCAATCCAGGGCAGCCTGAGTTCATCCAGGCGCTGCGCGAAGTGGCCGAGAGCGTGCTGGAGCATATCCGGGCCAATCCCAAGTACAACGAGTACCAGATTCTGGAGCGGATGGCCGAGCCCGATCGGGTGATCTCCTTCCGCGTCTGCTGGCAGGACGATGCCGGCAACATCCGCGTCAACCGCGGCTACCGGATTCAGAACAACAGCGCCATTGGTCCCTACAAGGGTGGCATCCGCTTCCATCCGTCGGTGAATCAGGGCGTGCTCAAGTTTCTGGCCTTCGAGCAGACCTTCAAGAACGCCCTGACCGGCTTGCCCATGGGCGGCGGCAAGGGCGGTTCCAACTTCAACCCCAAGGGCAAGTCCGAGGCGGAAGTCATGCGCTTTTGCCAGTCGTTCATGACCGAGCTCTACCGCCATGTGGGTGAAGACACTGACGTGCCGGCTGGCGACATCGGCGTGGGTGGTCGTGAGATCGGCTACATGTTTGGCCAGTACAAGCGCATTACCAATCGTTATGTGGGCGTGCTCACCGGCAAGGGCCTGGAATACGGCGGCAGCCCGATCCGCACCGAGGCCACCGGCTATGGCGCCGTGTATTTCCTCGAAGACATGCTGAAGCGCGCCGGCAGATCCATCGAAGGTCAGACCTGCCTGGTGTCGGGATCGGGCAACGTGGCCCAGCATGCGGTGGAAAAGATCCTGCACCTCGGTGGCAAACCGGTCACCCTGAGCGATTCCGATGGCTTCATTCACGATCCGGAGGGCTTCACGCACGAGAAGCTGGCCTTCATCAAGGACCTCAAGAACAAGCGCCGCGGTCGTATCGAGGAGTACGTGAGCCAGTTCGGCGGTACTTTCCACGCCGGGCAGCGTCCGTGGATCGTCCCTGGGCATATCGCCGTACCCTGCGCCACCCAGAATGAGATCAGCGGTGCCGATGCCAAGACCCTGTTGGCCAACGGCCTGTACGCAGTCTCCGAAGGCGCCAACATGCCGTCGGACCTGGAAGCGGTGCACCTGTTCCAGGCGGCGCGCATCCTGTTCGCGCCGGGCAAGGCCGCCAATGCTGGCGGCGTGGCTGTTTCCGGTCTGGAGATGAGCCAGAACTCGGCTCGCATCACCTGGAAGGAAGATGAACTGCAGCGTCTGTTGCGCGACATCATGCGCGGCATCCATGAGCGCTGTGAGCGCTACGGTGGCGTGGCCGGCGACGCCAAGTACATCGATTACGTCAAGGGTGCGAATATCGCCGGCTTCGTCAAGGTGGCCGACGCCATGATTGCCCACGGCGTGGTCTGA
- a CDS encoding trypsin-like peptidase domain-containing protein — protein sequence MANGLREHLRYFGGWAIAGLALALLILLLRFGWPARGNGAEAHAPRSYAPAVGAAGPSVVNIYANRIVTEPSYSRLEGNPAAQRFLGPSFSPVGPPRQRLEESLGSAVIVRADGYLLTNNHVVEKKDNIRAVLWDGRTTDARVVATDPDTDLAVLKIDADELPAVHFADKGSLRIGDVVLAIGNPFGLGQSVTMGIVSAIGNERLNVGLNGYEYLIQTDAAVNTGNSGGALVNAEGQLVGINTAMFGRGEGAEGISFAIPAETARAVLDDIVRQGYVTRAWLGVELAAVELRHSITGELRIGLQIQAVANNSPAAQAELRPGDILIGFRGSPVSSLAQFRNAEANLAPGTMVDLEAVRAGLVFAKHVRLAQKPH from the coding sequence ATGGCCAACGGCTTACGCGAACACCTCCGGTATTTTGGCGGATGGGCCATCGCCGGACTGGCCCTGGCGCTGCTGATCCTGCTGTTGCGCTTCGGCTGGCCTGCTCGCGGCAATGGCGCGGAAGCCCATGCGCCACGCAGCTACGCCCCGGCAGTGGGGGCCGCCGGGCCATCCGTGGTCAATATCTACGCCAATCGCATCGTGACTGAGCCCAGCTATTCAAGACTGGAGGGCAATCCGGCTGCGCAGCGCTTCCTGGGACCGAGTTTTTCGCCCGTAGGCCCGCCGCGACAGCGACTGGAGGAGAGTCTGGGTTCGGCCGTGATCGTGCGCGCCGACGGCTATCTGCTGACCAACAATCATGTGGTCGAGAAGAAGGACAACATCCGCGCCGTGCTCTGGGATGGCCGCACGACAGACGCGCGGGTCGTGGCCACCGATCCCGATACCGACCTGGCGGTGCTCAAGATCGACGCCGATGAGCTGCCGGCAGTGCACTTCGCCGACAAGGGCTCCTTGCGTATCGGCGATGTGGTGCTGGCCATCGGCAATCCCTTCGGCCTTGGCCAGAGCGTCACCATGGGCATCGTCAGCGCCATCGGCAACGAGCGTCTGAACGTGGGACTGAATGGCTACGAGTACCTCATCCAGACCGACGCTGCGGTCAACACCGGCAACTCGGGTGGCGCGCTGGTGAACGCCGAGGGCCAGCTGGTCGGGATCAACACCGCCATGTTCGGTCGCGGTGAAGGCGCCGAGGGCATCAGCTTTGCCATCCCCGCGGAAACCGCCAGGGCCGTGCTCGACGACATCGTGCGACAGGGCTATGTCACCCGAGCCTGGCTGGGGGTGGAACTGGCGGCGGTGGAACTGCGCCACTCGATCACGGGCGAGCTGCGGATCGGCTTGCAGATTCAGGCCGTGGCCAACAACTCCCCCGCGGCGCAAGCCGAACTGCGTCCCGGCGATATCCTGATCGGCTTCCGCGGCAGCCCGGTGAGCTCGCTCGCCCAATTCCGCAACGCCGAAGCCAATCTGGCCCCCGGCACCATGGTCGACCTCGAAGCCGTCCGCGCCGGTCTGGTATTCGCCAAGCATGTAAGACTGGCGCAGAAGCCGCATTGA
- a CDS encoding methyltransferase encodes MSTAPAAETQALARYYRWHARIYDLTRWSFLFGRDRLIEEIVAQVGPAPRRILEIGCGTGRNLQALAERFPKAELHGVDLSADMLDQAGKRLAHCSDRLKLHHSAYAGLPGQYDLIVASYLLSMVGPGLDQLLADASDNLSARGRIAVVDFRDTPKPWFRRWMGLNHVHLDDRLLPRLKSRFRVQDSGTRCAYGGLWRWFWFVGGR; translated from the coding sequence ATGAGTACGGCACCGGCCGCCGAGACGCAGGCACTGGCCCGCTACTACCGCTGGCATGCGCGCATCTATGACCTGACTCGTTGGAGCTTCCTGTTCGGTCGGGACCGGCTGATCGAGGAGATTGTCGCCCAAGTCGGTCCGGCACCGCGGCGGATCCTGGAAATCGGCTGCGGCACCGGCCGCAATCTGCAGGCGCTGGCAGAGCGCTTTCCCAAGGCCGAGTTGCACGGTGTGGATCTGTCGGCCGACATGCTGGATCAGGCCGGCAAACGGCTGGCGCACTGCAGCGATCGGCTGAAACTGCATCACAGCGCCTACGCCGGCCTGCCAGGCCAGTACGATCTGATCGTCGCCTCCTACCTGCTGTCCATGGTCGGCCCTGGGCTTGATCAGTTGCTCGCCGATGCCAGCGACAATCTGTCAGCCAGAGGACGCATCGCCGTCGTCGATTTTCGCGACACCCCCAAGCCGTGGTTCCGGCGCTGGATGGGCCTCAATCACGTGCATCTGGACGATCGTTTGCTGCCCCGCCTGAAAAGCCGCTTCAGGGTGCAGGACAGCGGCACCCGTTGCGCTTACGGCGGGCTTTGGCGCTGGTTCTGGTTTGTAGGCGGCAGGTGA
- a CDS encoding BtaA family protein, translating into MKIAHRAYDAWFRKVHGSRLIYNTCWEDPRADRQLLGIQPGDRIVMITSAGCNTLDYLLDDPAGIDCVDMNPRQNALLELKLAVLAKGDPELLFQLFGRGNHPDFAAVYRTLRPQLSASAQAHWDRSPGAFSPRGRGSFYFRGASGDVAWWVRTLLRSLQPRLWREICGLLEASSLAEQRERYARIEPRLWGPLLRWSARQPAVLTLLGVPRAQRNLIEAQYPGGINRYIEDKLRYLLTELPIQENYFWRVYLLGAYSAQCCPNYLRPEHFAALAQRADRVRTHTATLSAFLSESQTRFNQFVLLDHQDWMAAHRPELLDDEWELLIRRSAADARVLMRSAGLSIDFLPEFAQARLRAHPDDCAHWHRLDRVGTYGSVLCATVAAA; encoded by the coding sequence ATGAAAATCGCGCATCGCGCATACGACGCCTGGTTTCGCAAGGTGCATGGCTCGCGTCTGATCTACAACACCTGCTGGGAAGATCCGCGCGCCGATCGCCAGTTGCTGGGCATCCAGCCCGGTGACCGCATCGTCATGATCACCAGCGCTGGTTGCAACACCCTCGACTATCTGCTCGACGATCCGGCGGGAATCGATTGCGTCGACATGAATCCGCGCCAGAATGCGCTGCTGGAACTGAAACTGGCGGTGCTCGCCAAGGGCGATCCCGAGCTCCTGTTCCAGCTCTTCGGGCGGGGCAATCATCCGGATTTCGCGGCGGTCTACCGAACGCTGCGGCCGCAACTGTCGGCTTCGGCGCAGGCGCATTGGGATCGGAGTCCGGGCGCTTTCAGCCCGCGTGGGCGTGGAAGCTTCTATTTTCGCGGTGCCTCCGGCGACGTGGCCTGGTGGGTGCGGACCCTGCTGCGCAGCTTGCAGCCGCGTCTCTGGCGCGAGATCTGTGGTCTGCTCGAAGCGTCGAGTCTGGCCGAGCAGCGCGAGCGCTATGCGCGCATCGAGCCACGCCTGTGGGGACCACTGCTGCGCTGGTCGGCGCGCCAACCGGCGGTATTGACGTTGCTGGGCGTTCCGCGGGCGCAGCGCAATCTGATCGAAGCCCAGTACCCCGGTGGCATCAACCGCTACATCGAAGACAAGCTGCGCTATCTGCTCACCGAACTGCCCATCCAGGAGAACTACTTCTGGCGGGTTTATCTGCTGGGTGCCTACAGCGCGCAGTGCTGCCCCAACTATCTGCGCCCGGAGCACTTCGCGGCGCTGGCGCAGCGTGCCGATCGGGTCCGAACCCATACCGCCACCCTGTCCGCGTTTCTGTCTGAGTCCCAGACCCGCTTCAACCAGTTCGTGCTGCTGGACCACCAGGACTGGATGGCCGCGCATCGCCCGGAGTTGCTGGATGACGAGTGGGAACTGCTGATCCGGCGCAGTGCCGCCGATGCCCGCGTGTTGATGCGCTCGGCCGGGCTCTCGATCGATTTCCTGCCGGAATTTGCCCAGGCCCGGTTGCGGGCGCACCCGGATGATTGCGCACACTGGCATCGCCTGGACCGGGTCGGTACCTATGGCAGCGTGCTCTGCGCCACGGTCGCTGCGGCATGA
- a CDS encoding HAD family hydrolase: MKITAITLDLDDTLWPIAPVMERADLALQQWFEQNCPEVAAALPIAEMRRLRDRTFLEHPELGHDFTTLRMLCLRAALTPYGYGEREVNEAFEVFYAARNRVELYPEVGDALERLARRAPLVSLTNGNACLDRVGLKHLFRAQITARSHGAAKPDPGIFHAACALAGSIPAETLHVGDHPEQDVLGALGAGLHAVWLDRESLGWQHGGHPPHTVSCLAQLADFVESI, encoded by the coding sequence ATGAAAATTACCGCCATCACGCTGGATCTGGACGACACCCTGTGGCCAATTGCGCCGGTCATGGAAAGGGCTGATCTGGCCTTGCAGCAATGGTTCGAGCAGAACTGCCCGGAGGTCGCGGCGGCTCTGCCGATCGCCGAGATGCGCCGCCTGCGCGACCGTACCTTCCTGGAGCATCCGGAACTCGGCCATGACTTCACCACGCTGCGCATGCTCTGCCTGCGCGCCGCACTGACGCCCTATGGTTATGGCGAACGCGAGGTCAATGAAGCCTTTGAAGTGTTCTACGCGGCCCGCAATCGGGTCGAGCTCTACCCGGAAGTGGGCGATGCCCTGGAGAGACTGGCTCGGCGGGCGCCATTGGTATCACTGACCAACGGCAACGCCTGTCTGGACCGCGTTGGCCTGAAGCACTTGTTCCGGGCGCAGATCACGGCCCGCAGTCATGGTGCGGCCAAGCCGGACCCCGGTATTTTCCATGCCGCCTGTGCCTTGGCGGGCAGCATTCCGGCGGAAACGCTGCACGTGGGCGATCATCCGGAGCAGGACGTGCTCGGAGCGCTCGGTGCCGGCCTGCATGCGGTCTGGCTGGACCGCGAATCGCTGGGCTGGCAGCACGGAGGACATCCGCCGCATACCGTCAGTTGCCTCGCGCAGCTCGCCGATTTCGTCGAGTCGATCTAA
- a CDS encoding GNAT family N-acetyltransferase, translating to MHVVETQRLILRRLELGDAEFIFQLVNDPTWLAGIGDRGVRTLTDAQEYLRKGPLEMYERYGFGLYAIERKVDHQLIGICGLLKRETLPEPDLGYALLPQYAGVGYALEAARACVALAREQFRMPCLLAITTPENIRSRHLLEQLGMQLEQRYRVKPEDDELCLYAMALATP from the coding sequence ATGCACGTCGTCGAAACCCAGCGCTTGATCCTGCGGCGGCTGGAACTGGGAGATGCCGAGTTCATCTTCCAGCTGGTCAATGATCCGACCTGGCTGGCGGGCATCGGTGATCGCGGCGTGCGCACGCTGACCGACGCCCAGGAGTATCTGCGCAAGGGCCCGCTGGAGATGTATGAACGCTACGGCTTCGGGCTCTACGCGATCGAGCGCAAGGTCGACCATCAGCTGATCGGTATCTGCGGGCTGCTCAAGCGCGAGACCCTGCCCGAGCCTGATCTGGGCTACGCGCTGCTGCCCCAATATGCCGGCGTCGGCTACGCCCTGGAGGCCGCCCGCGCCTGCGTGGCACTGGCACGCGAGCAGTTCCGGATGCCATGTCTGCTGGCCATCACCACGCCCGAGAACATCCGCTCAAGGCATCTGCTGGAACAGCTGGGCATGCAACTGGAGCAGCGCTACCGGGTCAAGCCGGAGGACGATGAGCTGTGCCTGTACGCGATGGCTCTGGCGACACCCTGA
- a CDS encoding YeeE/YedE family protein has translation MHFPLEAFSAVSASNPWTYIVFGAIGYAFGFTLEMAGFGDSRKLAGQFYFRELTVFKVMFTAIAVAMVLIWGAVGLGWLDFSQVWVNPTYLGSGIVGGLIMGVGFIIGGFCPTTSLASASTGKIDGMFFMLGGFVGAFLFAETQGYYDHWYNNAGYYGRLTLDQVFGIPAPVIVLIVVCAALFFFWGSERVERAVAGKDRAAEPGLRKFGAAGLAAAAVMVLLIGSPTLEDRYQKLSFQRTETIEQENAEPLTLKRVYSADEMLAKRLVFISPAEAFKARYNQAIHPVLLDVRRESDYNLYHIADSISAPLEGLTQRVPELLAEPPANTVFVTISNDESAAVQAWKLLVASGVPNVYVLEGGINRWIAFFGKEDSLLQPVASAADDELGYVFKAALGSRYPSCAPDPIENEHLEFDPRIVLQLKRDKSGGGCG, from the coding sequence CCTTCGGCTTCACGCTGGAAATGGCCGGATTCGGTGATTCTCGAAAGCTGGCCGGTCAGTTCTATTTCCGGGAGCTGACGGTTTTCAAGGTCATGTTCACGGCCATTGCCGTGGCCATGGTCCTGATCTGGGGGGCGGTGGGGCTGGGATGGCTCGATTTCAGCCAGGTCTGGGTCAATCCCACCTATCTGGGCTCGGGCATCGTTGGCGGACTGATCATGGGTGTCGGCTTCATCATCGGCGGTTTCTGCCCGACCACCTCGCTGGCTTCGGCCTCCACCGGCAAGATCGATGGCATGTTCTTCATGCTCGGCGGCTTCGTCGGTGCCTTCCTGTTTGCCGAGACCCAGGGCTATTACGATCACTGGTACAACAACGCCGGTTATTACGGGCGGCTGACCCTGGATCAGGTGTTCGGCATTCCGGCGCCGGTCATCGTGCTGATCGTGGTCTGCGCGGCGCTGTTCTTCTTCTGGGGCAGCGAGCGGGTCGAGCGCGCGGTCGCCGGAAAGGATCGGGCTGCAGAGCCGGGACTTCGCAAGTTCGGTGCAGCCGGCCTGGCAGCGGCGGCAGTGATGGTGTTGCTGATCGGCAGTCCGACGCTGGAGGACCGATACCAGAAACTCAGCTTCCAGCGCACCGAAACCATCGAACAGGAGAACGCCGAGCCGCTGACCCTGAAGCGGGTCTACAGCGCCGACGAGATGCTGGCCAAACGTCTGGTGTTCATCTCGCCGGCCGAGGCCTTCAAGGCCCGTTACAACCAGGCCATCCATCCCGTGCTTCTGGATGTGCGCCGGGAGTCCGACTACAACCTCTACCACATCGCCGATTCCATCAGCGCGCCGCTGGAGGGCCTGACCCAGCGCGTGCCCGAGCTGCTCGCCGAGCCCCCTGCAAATACGGTCTTCGTGACCATCAGCAACGATGAGTCGGCTGCGGTGCAGGCCTGGAAGCTGCTGGTGGCTTCGGGCGTGCCCAATGTCTATGTGCTCGAGGGTGGAATCAATCGCTGGATTGCCTTCTTCGGCAAGGAAGACAGCCTGCTGCAGCCGGTGGCCAGTGCTGCCGACGATGAATTGGGCTACGTCTTCAAGGCCGCATTGGGCAGCCGTTATCCCTCGTGCGCGCCTGACCCCATCGAAAACGAGCATCTGGAGTTCGATCCGCGCATCGTGCTGCAGCTCAAGCGCGACAAGTCGGGGGGCGGCTGTGGGTGA